The Ooceraea biroi isolate clonal line C1 chromosome 11, Obir_v5.4, whole genome shotgun sequence genome includes a region encoding these proteins:
- the LOC113562889 gene encoding G kinase-anchoring protein 1-like codes for MATAVPSRFAVLSIEDDDYKPKKTQKNATTSKTNNAKNKNDKPKQQQQQQQQQQQQQSNKKKQNKGKKKKTNNDDQQWEQWKQKDTMAVEETFEQEMHQAILLSKLAYEEQLVSAAKTEKEQEHKKSGKKSKKATMSLEEFNSMGVSTAPAVVIPNELVDNKAKDVDAEFFNRVEKETKEEITKGKEKDMLKARINKIDNDITSVQLRVEIEKRDETIGQLKSEVHGLKEELAQVKERNKKLYQILSHGEMKDKASVLAEVAKLQEIRDELTSEVTSLHAQLEQERSKTRTSSTDVKTSKQTNKKRPASENA; via the exons ATGGCGACCGCCGTACCATCACGTTTCGCTGTCCTCAGCATCGAGGACGACGATTACAAGCCGAAGAAGACGCAGAAGAACGCGACAACGAGCAAGACGAACAACGCGAAGAACAAGAACGATAAGCCgaagcagcaacagcagcagcaacaacagcagcaacaacagcagtcCAACAAGAAAAAGCAGAATAAA ggaaagaaaaagaaaacgaacaATGATGATCAGCAGTGGGAGCAGTGGAAGCAAAAAGACACGAtg GCCGTCGAGGAGACATTCGAACAGGAAATGCACCAAGCCATTCTGCTGTCGAAACTGGCATATGAAGAGCAGCTGGTGAGTGCAGCAAAGACAGAGAAGGAACAGGAGCACAAAAAATCTGGTAAGAAGTCGAAGAAGGCAACTATGTCTCTGGAGGAGTTCAATAGCATGGGAGTGAGCACAGCACCAGCAGTGGTAATACCAAATGAACTTGTAGACAATAAAGCGAAAG ACGTAGATGCTGAATTCTTCAACAGGGTGGAGAAGGAAACGAAGGAGGAAATAACAAAAGGGAAGGAGAAGGATATGCTAAAGGCCAGAATAAATAAGATCGACAACGACATAACGTCCGTGCAGCTGAGAGTGGAGATCGAGAAACGCGACGAGACTATTGGCCAGCTGAAATCCGAGGTGCACGGGCTGAAGGAGGAGTTGGCGCAGGTTaaggagagaaataaaaagctCTATCAAATATTGTCGCACGGCGAGA TGAAAGACAAAGCGTCGGTGCTAGCCGAAGTAGCGAAGCTACAAGAGATACGGGATGAACTGACGTCCGAGGTAACCTCGTTGCACGCCCAATTGGAGCAAGAGAGGTCCAAAACGCGTACATCCAGCACAGATGTGAAGACGTCCAAACAGACT AACAAGAAGAGGCCGGCCAGCGAAAATGCCTAA
- the LOC113561389 gene encoding U6 snRNA-associated Sm-like protein LSm5, with translation MTTSVSTNPSTLLPLELVDKCIGSRIHIIMKNDKEIVGTLQGFDDFVNMLLEDVTESEATPEGRRVTKLDQILLNGSNITMLVPGGEMPDS, from the exons ATGACTACCTCGGTCAGCACGAATCCGTCTACGTTGTTACCACTAG AATTGGTCGACAAGTGCATCGGTTCGCGGATACACATTATTATGAAGAATGACAAGGAGATTGTGGGTACCCTGCAAGGTTTCGACGATTTCGTGAACATGTTGCTGGAGGACGTGACCGAGAGCGAAGCTACTCCAGAGGGTCGCAGAGTCACGAAGCTGGATCAGATTCTCCTGAACGGCAGCAACATCACCATG CTGGTACCTGGTGGCGAGATGCCAGACTCATAA
- the LOC113562959 gene encoding LOW QUALITY PROTEIN: serine/threonine-protein kinase mos-like (The sequence of the model RefSeq protein was modified relative to this genomic sequence to represent the inferred CDS: inserted 2 bases in 1 codon) yields the protein MAIDYNDQINGFTAKVDAHAKHLSPRPLENSTFESENSSDRQVKNEKLLSPFNIDTPNRMRILKDGLXEETSSRARTGASGTVYKALYKGNQVAAKVIQRKQNEVVNAERHAAALRHANIVRILNIEEGSSLSLITMELCGTSLQDRLQESALPRDGRVSVWSDIACALQFCHNSGVIHADVKATNILMTANGRAKLTDFGSSMLIDEPHVSVKPQGTPGYAAPEVLRGDAPTFAADIYSLGIVAWQMLSREVPFHGLHIHTIIYLSAKGTRPKDDLDDEFDGRYRELFRATWSQNIADRPSLSEIISRLNLLIDR from the exons ATGGCAATCGATTACAACGATCAGATAAATGGCTTCACCGCGAAGGTTGATGCCCACGCTAAGCATTTGTCACCGCGGCCACTCGAAAAT AGCACTTTCGAGTCCGAAAACTCAAGCGACAGACAggtgaaaaatgagaaattattgtcacCGTTCAATATCGATACTCCTAATCGAATGAGGATACTGAAAGACGGATT CGAGGAAACATCGTCCCGTGCTAGAACAGGTGCCTCCGGTACCGTCTACAAGGCGCTTTACAAAG GAAACCAGGTAGCAGCCAAAGTGATACAACGCAAACAGAACGAAGTAGTGAACGCGGAGAGGCACGCGGCTGCTCTACGGCACGCCAACATCGtgagaatattaaatatagaggAAGGCAGCAGCTTGTCGCTGATAACGATGGAACTGTGCGGCACGTCGTTACAGGACCGGCTGCAGGAATCGGCGCTGCCGAGGGACGGTCGCGTTTCCGTCTGGAGCGACATCGCCTGCGCGCTCCAATTCTGCCACAATTCGGGCGTGATACACGCGGACGTCAAGGCAACGAATATTCTAATGACCGCGAATGGTCGGGCCAAACTCACAGATTTCGGTAGCTCTATGCTGATCGACGAGCCGCACGTTTCGGTCAAGCCGCAA GGTACGCCAGGTTACGCGGCACCGGAGGTGCTCAGAGGAGACGCGCCAACTTTCGCCGCCGACATTTATTCGCTAGGAATCGTAGCCTGGCAAATGCTGTCTCGGGAAGTACCCTTCCATGGATTGCACATCCATACCATCATATACCTCTCCGCGAAAGGCACACGCCCCAAAGATGATCTCGACGACGAGTTTGATGGCAGGTACAGGGAGTTGTTCAGAGCGACGTGGTCGCAGAACATCGCAGACAGGCCCTCGCTGAGCGAAATAATCAGTAGACTCAATCTTTTAATCgatcgttaa